A genomic region of Stenotrophomonas sp. NA06056 contains the following coding sequences:
- the rplJ gene encoding 50S ribosomal protein L10 encodes MALNLSQKQEVVAELADIAAKAHSLIAAEYAGTTVAQMTAMRKQARETGVFLKVVKNTLASRAVEGTEFAVAQDQMVGPLLYAFSLEEPGAAGRLIKEAAKGNDKLKAKVVAIGGEVFPASHVDVLASLPTRDQALAMLARVLTEPVTMFARAIKAIGDKQNGGDVAADAAEPAAETA; translated from the coding sequence ATGGCTCTCAATCTGTCCCAGAAGCAAGAAGTAGTCGCGGAGCTGGCAGACATCGCCGCCAAGGCCCACTCCTTGATCGCAGCCGAATACGCTGGCACCACGGTCGCTCAGATGACCGCGATGCGTAAGCAGGCTCGTGAAACCGGCGTTTTCTTGAAAGTTGTCAAGAACACCCTGGCGTCGCGTGCTGTTGAAGGCACCGAGTTCGCAGTCGCACAGGACCAGATGGTCGGTCCGCTGCTGTACGCGTTCTCGCTTGAGGAACCCGGCGCTGCCGGTCGCCTGATCAAGGAAGCCGCCAAGGGCAACGACAAGCTGAAGGCCAAGGTCGTCGCAATCGGTGGTGAAGTGTTCCCGGCAAGCCATGTCGACGTGTTGGCTTCGCTGCCGACCCGCGACCAGGCCCTGGCAATGCTGGCACGCGTCCTGACCGAGCCGGTCACGATGTTCGCCCGCGCCATCAAGGCAATCGGCGACAAGCAGAATGGTGGCGACGTCGCCGCCGACGCTGCTGAACCGGCCGCCGAGACCGCCTGA
- a CDS encoding cyanophycinase: MRRLCHGLHGPLIALLLLAFCGSSPAVAQELMEPGFAYYEVGDLDAPRPGPRSPAMMLMGGGEWVPEAFQWWLRQAGNGRVLILRASGTDELQERLYHDIGGTTAVQTLVFDNRRGADDPAVLRVVAAADAIFIAGGDQSRYIRFWKGTALNRALNAHVRAGKPIAGTSAGLAILGGYAYGALDGGSIDSASALANPMGEAVTMDRGFLQLPYLQRVVTDTHFDKRDRLGRLIVFVARAAHDSGDPDMVGIGVDEDTALCVEPDGQAQVYSADGEGKVWVVSPGRDADRLVEGEPLRFHAVPVTVVASGSRMRLDDLQADAAYQAMADVDDGQIELIRQ; this comes from the coding sequence ATGCGACGCCTTTGCCACGGGCTGCATGGCCCGCTCATCGCCCTGCTGCTGTTGGCGTTCTGCGGGTCATCGCCGGCGGTTGCACAGGAGCTGATGGAGCCCGGCTTCGCCTACTACGAAGTAGGCGATCTGGATGCGCCTCGGCCTGGTCCGCGATCCCCCGCGATGATGCTGATGGGCGGCGGCGAATGGGTGCCTGAAGCCTTCCAGTGGTGGCTGCGCCAGGCGGGCAATGGCCGCGTGCTGATCCTGCGCGCCTCCGGGACCGATGAGCTTCAGGAGCGTCTGTACCACGACATCGGCGGCACCACCGCCGTGCAGACTCTGGTGTTCGACAACCGTCGCGGCGCTGATGACCCGGCCGTGCTGCGCGTCGTGGCTGCGGCCGACGCGATCTTCATCGCCGGTGGCGACCAGTCCCGCTACATCCGCTTCTGGAAGGGCACCGCGCTCAATCGTGCACTGAATGCCCACGTGCGCGCCGGCAAGCCGATTGCCGGCACCAGCGCCGGGCTGGCCATCCTCGGCGGCTACGCCTATGGCGCACTGGACGGCGGCAGCATCGACTCGGCCAGCGCCCTGGCCAACCCGATGGGCGAGGCGGTGACCATGGATCGTGGCTTCCTGCAGTTGCCCTACCTGCAGCGGGTGGTCACCGACACCCACTTCGACAAGCGCGACCGTCTCGGCCGCCTGATCGTGTTCGTGGCCCGCGCCGCACATGACAGTGGTGACCCGGACATGGTCGGCATCGGCGTCGATGAAGACACCGCCCTCTGCGTGGAGCCTGACGGCCAGGCCCAGGTCTACAGCGCCGACGGCGAAGGCAAAGTCTGGGTGGTCAGCCCCGGACGCGACGCTGATCGGCTGGTGGAAGGTGAACCCCTGCGCTTCCACGCGGTGCCGGTCACCGTGGTTGCCAGTGGCAGTCGCATGCGCCTGGACGATCTGCAGGCCGACGCAGCCTACCAGGCGATGGCCGACGTCGATGACGGCCAGATCGAACTGATTCGTCAATGA
- the nusG gene encoding transcription termination/antitermination protein NusG, translated as MKRWYVVHAYSGFEKSVAQALRDRIARDGMEERFGDVLVPTEEVIEMRAGQKRRSERKFFPGYVLVQIETHEEAGIPRIDNESWHLVKETPRVMGFIGGTADRPLPIADSEAEAILNRVQEGVEKPRPKVLFEPGQMVRVTEGPFNDFNGVVEEVNYEKSRLRVSVLIFGRATPVELEFGQVEKAV; from the coding sequence ATGAAGCGTTGGTACGTCGTTCACGCCTATTCGGGCTTCGAGAAGTCGGTGGCGCAGGCTCTGCGAGATCGCATCGCCCGTGACGGCATGGAAGAGCGCTTCGGCGACGTCCTGGTTCCGACCGAGGAAGTGATCGAAATGCGCGCCGGCCAGAAGCGCCGTTCCGAGCGCAAGTTCTTCCCGGGTTACGTGCTGGTCCAGATCGAGACCCACGAAGAAGCGGGCATCCCGCGCATCGACAACGAAAGCTGGCATCTGGTCAAGGAAACTCCGCGCGTCATGGGCTTCATCGGCGGAACCGCCGATCGCCCGCTGCCGATCGCAGACTCCGAGGCGGAAGCGATCCTGAATCGTGTCCAGGAAGGCGTCGAGAAGCCGCGCCCGAAGGTGCTGTTCGAGCCGGGCCAGATGGTCCGCGTCACCGAAGGTCCGTTCAACGACTTCAATGGTGTCGTCGAAGAGGTCAACTACGAGAAGAGCCGTCTGCGCGTCTCGGTGCTGATCTTCGGCCGCGCCACTCCGGTCGAGCTCGAGTTCGGCCAGGTCGAAAAGGCCGTCTGA
- the secE gene encoding preprotein translocase subunit SecE → MNSKIEHSKDTSAQGGDIVKYVLASLLVLAGLFVWFWFSADSGRAAQLGAWAGQLRALAVVVGLVGGIGVFMLTGKGRDTREFLSESRFELRKVVWPTRQEAVRMTWVVIVVVLILSLLLGGFDFFIQKLTQWFLSR, encoded by the coding sequence ATGAATAGCAAGATCGAACATTCCAAGGACACCTCCGCGCAAGGCGGGGATATCGTCAAGTACGTCCTCGCATCGCTGCTGGTGCTGGCAGGTCTGTTCGTCTGGTTCTGGTTCTCCGCCGATTCCGGTCGCGCTGCCCAGCTGGGTGCGTGGGCGGGTCAGTTGCGTGCGTTGGCGGTCGTGGTCGGTCTGGTCGGCGGTATCGGCGTGTTCATGCTGACCGGCAAGGGGCGCGACACCCGCGAATTCCTTTCCGAGTCGCGCTTCGAACTACGTAAAGTGGTTTGGCCGACCCGTCAGGAAGCCGTTCGCATGACCTGGGTGGTGATTGTCGTCGTCCTGATCCTCAGCCTGCTGCTGGGTGGGTTCGACTTCTTCATCCAGAAACTGACTCAGTGGTTCCTGAGCCGCTAA
- the rpoB gene encoding DNA-directed RNA polymerase subunit beta, producing MTSYSFTEKKRIRKDFGKQRSILEVPFLLAIQVDSYREFLQENVDPAKRTDHGLHAALKSVFPIASYSGNAALEYVGYKLGDPVFDERECRQRGMSYGAPLRVTVRLVIYDRESSTKAIKYVKEQEVYLGEIPLMTDNGTFIVNGTERVIVSQLHRSPGVFFDHDRGKTHSSGKLLYSARIIPYRGSWLDFEFDPKDALFTRIDRRRKLPVSILLRALGYSNEEMLAEFFEINTFHINPDEGVQLELVPERLRGETLGFDLADGDKVIVEAGKRITARHIKQLEASGIAALAVPDDYIVGRILSHDVVDASTGELLAQANDEISDEQLQNFRKAGVDAVGTLWVNDLDRGPYLSNTLRIDPTKTQLEALVEIYRMMRPGEPPTKDAAQNLFHNLFFTFERYDLSAVGRMKFNRRVGRKETTGEAVLYDRKYYGERNDEESKRLVAAHGDSSDILDVIKVLTEIRNGRGVVDDIDHLGNRRVRSVGEMAENVFRVGLVRVERAVKERLSMAESEGLTPQELINAKPVAAAIKEFFGSSQLSQFMDQNNPLSEVTHKRRVSALGPGGLTRERAGFEVRDVHPTHYGRVCTIETPEGPNIGLINSLAVYARTNQYGFLETPYRKVVDGKVYDEVEFLSAIEENEYVIAQANALTNADSMLTEQFVPCRFQGESLLKPPAEVHFMDVSPMQTVSIAAALVPFLEHDDANRALMGANMQRQAVPTLRAQKPLVGTGIERAVARDSGVTVNARRGGEIVQIDAARIVVKVNEAEITDASDAGVDIYNLIKYTRSNQNTCINQRPLVEVGNVVARGDVLADGPSTDIGELALGQNMLIAFMPWNGYNFEDSILLSERVVEEDRYTTIHIEELTCVARDTKLGPEEISADIPNVSEQALNRLDESGVVYIGAEVRAGDIMVGKVTPKGESQLTPEEKLLRAIFGEKASDVKDSSLRVPPGMDGTVIDVQVFTRDGIEKDKRARQIEESEIKRVKKDFDDQFRILEAAIYMRLRSQIVGKVVNGGAGLKKGDVISDAYLDGLKKADWFVLRMKDEDAAEAIERAQKQIQAHEKEFERRFADKRGKITAGDDLAPGVLKMVKVFLAVKRRIQPGDKMAGRHGNKGVVSNVVPVEDMPYMASGETVDIVLNPLGVPSRMNIGQILEVHLGWAAKGLGRKIQAMMEAQAAVADLRKFLDDIYNHDDTNVANRVDLSQFSDEELLRLARNLTDGVPMATPVFDGATEAEIKRMLELADLPSSGQTQLYDGRTGEAFDRHTTVGYMHYLKLNHLVDDKMHARSTGPYSLVTQQPLGGKAQFGGQRFGEMEVWALEAYGAAYTLQEMLTVKSDDVQGRNQMYKNIVDGEHEMVAGMPESFNVLVKEIRSLAINMELEDN from the coding sequence ATGACGTCCTATTCGTTCACCGAAAAAAAGCGTATCCGCAAGGATTTCGGCAAGCAGCGTTCGATTCTCGAAGTGCCGTTCCTGCTCGCCATCCAGGTGGATTCCTACCGTGAATTCCTGCAGGAAAACGTCGATCCGGCCAAGCGCACGGACCACGGCCTGCACGCTGCACTGAAGTCGGTCTTCCCGATCGCCAGCTACAGCGGCAATGCTGCCCTGGAATACGTCGGCTACAAGCTGGGCGATCCGGTCTTCGACGAGCGTGAGTGCCGTCAGCGTGGCATGAGCTACGGTGCGCCGCTGCGCGTCACCGTGCGCCTGGTGATCTACGACCGCGAGTCGTCGACCAAGGCCATCAAGTACGTGAAGGAGCAGGAGGTCTACCTCGGCGAAATCCCGCTGATGACCGACAACGGCACCTTCATCGTCAACGGCACCGAGCGCGTCATCGTCTCGCAGCTGCACCGCTCGCCGGGTGTGTTCTTCGACCACGACCGTGGCAAGACCCACAGCTCGGGCAAGCTGCTGTACAGCGCCCGCATCATTCCTTACCGCGGCTCCTGGCTGGACTTCGAGTTCGACCCGAAGGACGCACTGTTCACCCGTATCGATCGTCGCCGCAAGCTGCCGGTGTCGATCCTGCTGCGTGCGCTTGGCTACAGCAACGAAGAGATGCTGGCCGAGTTCTTCGAGATCAACACCTTCCACATCAACCCGGATGAAGGCGTCCAGCTGGAGCTGGTGCCGGAGCGCCTGCGTGGCGAAACCCTGGGCTTCGACCTCGCCGACGGCGACAAGGTCATCGTGGAAGCCGGCAAGCGCATCACCGCGCGCCACATCAAGCAGCTGGAAGCCTCGGGCATCGCTGCCCTGGCCGTGCCGGACGACTACATCGTCGGCCGCATCCTGTCGCACGACGTGGTCGATGCCTCGACCGGCGAACTGCTGGCCCAGGCCAACGACGAAATCAGCGACGAGCAGCTGCAGAACTTCCGTAAGGCCGGCGTCGATGCAGTGGGCACCCTGTGGGTGAACGACCTGGATCGTGGCCCGTACCTGTCCAACACCCTGCGCATCGATCCGACCAAGACCCAGCTGGAAGCCCTGGTCGAGATCTATCGCATGATGCGTCCGGGCGAGCCGCCGACCAAGGATGCCGCGCAGAATCTGTTCCACAACCTGTTCTTCACCTTCGAGCGCTACGACCTGTCCGCGGTCGGCCGCATGAAGTTCAACCGTCGCGTGGGCCGCAAGGAAACCACCGGCGAAGCCGTGCTGTACGACCGCAAGTACTACGGCGAGCGCAACGACGAAGAGTCCAAGCGCCTGGTTGCCGCCCATGGCGACAGCTCGGACATCCTGGACGTGATCAAGGTCCTGACCGAGATCCGCAACGGTCGTGGCGTGGTCGATGACATCGATCACCTGGGCAACCGTCGCGTGCGTTCGGTCGGTGAAATGGCCGAGAACGTGTTCCGCGTGGGCCTGGTCCGCGTCGAGCGCGCGGTCAAGGAGCGCCTGTCGATGGCAGAGTCGGAAGGCCTGACCCCGCAGGAGCTGATCAACGCCAAGCCGGTGGCTGCGGCGATCAAGGAATTCTTCGGCTCCTCGCAGCTGTCGCAGTTCATGGATCAGAACAACCCGCTGTCGGAAGTGACCCATAAGCGTCGCGTCTCGGCCCTGGGCCCGGGCGGCCTGACCCGTGAGCGCGCCGGCTTCGAAGTGCGCGACGTGCACCCGACCCATTACGGCCGCGTCTGCACCATCGAAACCCCGGAAGGCCCGAACATCGGCCTGATCAACTCGCTGGCCGTGTACGCCCGCACCAACCAGTACGGTTTCCTCGAGACCCCGTACCGCAAGGTCGTGGACGGCAAGGTCTACGATGAAGTCGAGTTCCTGTCGGCCATCGAAGAAAACGAGTACGTCATTGCGCAGGCCAACGCCCTGACCAATGCCGACAGCATGCTGACCGAGCAGTTCGTTCCCTGCCGTTTCCAGGGCGAATCGCTGCTGAAGCCGCCGGCGGAAGTCCACTTCATGGACGTCTCGCCGATGCAGACCGTGTCGATCGCGGCCGCGCTGGTTCCGTTCCTGGAGCACGATGACGCCAACCGCGCACTGATGGGCGCGAACATGCAGCGTCAGGCAGTGCCGACCCTGCGTGCTCAGAAGCCGCTGGTCGGTACCGGCATCGAGCGCGCCGTGGCGCGTGACTCGGGCGTGACCGTGAATGCACGTCGTGGTGGCGAGATCGTGCAGATCGACGCCGCCCGCATCGTGGTCAAGGTCAACGAAGCCGAGATCACCGATGCGTCCGATGCCGGCGTCGACATCTACAACCTGATCAAGTACACCCGCTCCAACCAGAACACCTGCATCAACCAGCGTCCGCTGGTGGAAGTGGGCAACGTGGTGGCGCGTGGCGACGTGCTGGCCGATGGTCCGTCCACCGACATCGGTGAACTGGCCCTGGGCCAGAACATGCTGATCGCCTTCATGCCGTGGAACGGCTACAACTTCGAAGACTCCATCCTGCTCTCCGAGCGCGTGGTGGAAGAGGATCGCTACACCACGATCCACATCGAAGAGCTGACCTGCGTTGCGCGTGACACCAAGCTGGGGCCGGAAGAAATCTCGGCCGACATCCCGAACGTTTCCGAGCAGGCGCTGAACCGCCTGGACGAGAGCGGCGTGGTGTACATCGGTGCCGAAGTCCGCGCCGGCGACATCATGGTCGGCAAGGTCACCCCGAAGGGCGAAAGCCAGCTGACCCCGGAAGAGAAGCTGCTGCGCGCGATCTTCGGCGAGAAGGCTTCGGACGTGAAGGACAGCTCGCTGCGCGTGCCGCCGGGCATGGACGGCACCGTCATCGACGTGCAGGTCTTCACCCGCGACGGCATCGAGAAGGACAAGCGCGCCCGTCAGATCGAAGAGTCTGAAATCAAGCGCGTCAAGAAGGACTTCGACGACCAGTTCCGCATCCTGGAAGCGGCCATCTACATGCGCCTGCGTTCGCAGATCGTGGGCAAGGTGGTCAACGGCGGCGCCGGCCTGAAGAAGGGCGACGTCATCTCCGACGCCTACCTGGATGGCCTGAAGAAGGCTGACTGGTTCGTGCTGCGCATGAAGGACGAGGACGCTGCCGAAGCCATCGAGCGCGCACAGAAGCAGATCCAGGCGCACGAGAAGGAGTTCGAGCGTCGCTTCGCTGACAAGCGCGGCAAGATCACCGCCGGCGATGACCTCGCCCCGGGCGTGCTGAAGATGGTGAAGGTGTTCCTGGCCGTGAAGCGCCGCATCCAGCCGGGCGACAAGATGGCAGGCCGCCACGGCAACAAGGGTGTGGTGTCCAACGTGGTGCCGGTCGAGGACATGCCGTACATGGCCTCGGGCGAAACCGTGGACATCGTGCTGAACCCGCTGGGCGTGCCGTCGCGTATGAACATCGGGCAGATCCTGGAAGTGCACCTGGGCTGGGCCGCCAAGGGTCTGGGTCGCAAGATCCAGGCGATGATGGAAGCCCAGGCTGCGGTCGCCGACCTGCGCAAGTTCCTGGACGACATCTACAACCACGACGACACCAACGTGGCCAACCGTGTCGACCTGTCGCAGTTCAGCGACGAGGAACTGCTGCGTCTGGCCCGTAACCTCACCGACGGCGTGCCGATGGCTACCCCGGTGTTCGACGGCGCCACCGAAGCGGAAATCAAGCGCATGCTGGAACTGGCCGACCTGCCGAGCAGTGGCCAGACCCAGCTGTATGACGGCCGCACCGGTGAAGCCTTCGATCGCCACACCACCGTCGGCTACATGCACTACCTGAAGCTGAACCACCTGGTCGACGACAAGATGCACGCCCGTTCGACCGGTCCGTACTCGCTCGTTACCCAGCAGCCGCTGGGCGGCAAGGCGCAGTTCGGCGGCCAGCGCTTCGGTGAAATGGAAGTCTGGGCGCTGGAAGCCTACGGCGCGGCCTACACCCTGCAGGAAATGCTGACGGTGAAGTCCGATGACGTGCAGGGCCGCAACCAGATGTACAAGAACATCGTCGACGGTGAGCACGAGATGGTCGCGGGCATGCCGGAATCCTTCAACGTGCTTGTGAAGGAAATCCGCTCGCTGGCCATCAACATGGAACTGGAAGACAACTGA
- a CDS encoding isoaspartyl peptidase/L-asparaginase has translation MKLRLALSALLSLPLLAQAAPAASPLLVIHGGAGVERKDLSAAEEQAARAALKAALLKGHAELAAGRPALAAVTAAITVLEDDPTFNAGKGAVFTHEGRNELDAAVMDGATQAAGAVAGVQRVRNPILLAQTVMRKSKHVMMVGQGAEAFATEQGVTLVDPSYFRTDKRWQQLQRALKEEASGQAHADLETAKHFGTVGAVALDAQGHLAAGTSTGGMTNKRYGRVGDSPIIGAGTWADARCAVSGTGWGEYYIRTAAAHEICARMRYLGQSPEQAGKGVINDAIPQMGGDGGAIVLSADGKAAAPFNTQGMYRGWIGADGVAHVAIFADETIALP, from the coding sequence ATGAAACTGCGCCTGGCGCTGTCCGCGCTGTTGTCCCTGCCACTGCTGGCCCAGGCCGCACCCGCTGCATCACCGCTGCTGGTCATCCACGGCGGCGCCGGGGTGGAGCGCAAGGATCTCTCTGCGGCGGAAGAACAGGCCGCGCGCGCTGCGCTGAAGGCGGCGTTGCTCAAGGGCCATGCCGAACTTGCCGCCGGGCGTCCTGCACTGGCGGCGGTCACCGCGGCCATCACCGTGCTCGAGGATGATCCGACCTTCAACGCGGGAAAGGGCGCAGTGTTCACCCACGAAGGGCGCAATGAACTGGACGCTGCGGTGATGGACGGTGCCACCCAGGCAGCCGGTGCAGTGGCCGGCGTGCAGCGCGTGCGCAACCCGATCCTCCTCGCGCAGACGGTGATGCGGAAATCCAAGCATGTGATGATGGTGGGGCAGGGCGCCGAAGCATTTGCCACCGAACAGGGCGTAACCCTGGTCGATCCCTCCTACTTCCGCACCGACAAGCGCTGGCAGCAGCTGCAGCGTGCATTGAAGGAAGAAGCGAGCGGGCAGGCGCATGCCGACCTGGAAACCGCAAAGCACTTCGGTACGGTCGGTGCGGTCGCCCTGGATGCACAGGGGCACCTGGCCGCAGGCACTTCCACCGGCGGCATGACCAACAAGCGCTATGGCCGTGTCGGTGATTCGCCGATCATCGGTGCCGGCACCTGGGCCGATGCGCGTTGTGCGGTATCGGGTACCGGCTGGGGCGAGTACTACATCCGCACCGCGGCAGCGCATGAGATCTGCGCGCGCATGCGTTACCTCGGTCAATCGCCGGAGCAGGCGGGCAAGGGCGTGATCAACGACGCGATTCCGCAGATGGGCGGCGACGGCGGGGCGATCGTGCTCTCCGCAGATGGAAAAGCAGCAGCGCCGTTCAACACCCAGGGCATGTATCGGGGCTGGATCGGGGCCGATGGTGTTGCCCACGTGGCCATCTTTGCCGACGAGACAATCGCACTGCCGTGA
- the rplL gene encoding 50S ribosomal protein L7/L12, which produces MSLTNEQIVDAIAEKSLMEVMELVKAIEEKFGVSAAAPVAVAAAGPAAVVEEQTEFVVTLKTAGDKKVEVIKAVRAITGLGLKEAKDLAEAGGVLKDNASKDEAEKMKKDLEAAGATVEVK; this is translated from the coding sequence ATGTCCCTTACCAACGAACAGATCGTCGACGCCATCGCCGAGAAGTCCCTGATGGAAGTGATGGAGCTGGTCAAGGCCATCGAAGAGAAGTTCGGCGTCTCCGCCGCTGCTCCGGTCGCCGTTGCTGCGGCTGGCCCGGCTGCCGTCGTTGAAGAGCAGACCGAATTCGTCGTCACCCTGAAGACCGCTGGCGACAAGAAGGTCGAAGTCATCAAGGCCGTCCGCGCCATCACCGGCCTGGGCCTGAAGGAAGCGAAGGACCTGGCCGAAGCCGGCGGCGTCCTGAAGGACAACGCTTCGAAGGACGAAGCCGAGAAGATGAAGAAGGACCTGGAAGCTGCTGGCGCGACTGTCGAAGTCAAGTAA
- the tuf gene encoding elongation factor Tu: protein MAKGKFERTKPHVNVGTIGHVDHGKTTLTAALTKIGAERFGGEFKDYSAIDAAPEEKARGITISTAHVEYESTVRHYAHVDCPGHADYVKNMITGAAQMDGAILVCSAADGPMPQTREHILLSRQVGVPYIVVFLNKADMVDDAELLELVEMEVRELLSKYDFPGDDTPIISGSARLALEGDQSEIGVPAVIKLVEALDTWIPTPERDVDKAFLMPVEDVFSISGRGTVVTGRIERGVIKVGEEIEIVGIRPVQKTTVTGVEMFRKLLDQGQAGDNAGLLLRGTKRDDVERGQVLAKPGSIKPHTKFDAEVYVLSKDEGGRHTPFFKGYRPQFYFRTTDITGAVELPEGVEMVMPGDNIKMVVTLINPVAMDAGLRFAIREGGRTVGAGVVATILE from the coding sequence ATGGCCAAGGGTAAGTTCGAGCGCACCAAGCCGCACGTCAACGTCGGCACCATCGGTCACGTCGACCACGGCAAGACCACGCTGACCGCCGCACTGACCAAGATCGGTGCCGAGCGCTTCGGTGGCGAGTTCAAGGATTACTCCGCGATCGACGCCGCGCCGGAAGAAAAGGCACGTGGCATCACGATCTCGACCGCGCACGTCGAATACGAATCCACCGTTCGTCACTACGCCCACGTCGATTGCCCGGGCCATGCTGACTACGTCAAGAACATGATCACCGGTGCTGCCCAGATGGACGGCGCGATCCTGGTGTGCTCGGCCGCTGACGGCCCGATGCCGCAGACCCGCGAGCACATCCTGCTGTCGCGTCAGGTCGGCGTGCCGTACATCGTCGTGTTCCTGAACAAGGCCGACATGGTTGACGATGCCGAGCTGCTGGAACTGGTCGAAATGGAAGTCCGCGAGCTGCTGAGCAAGTACGACTTCCCGGGCGACGACACCCCGATCATCTCGGGTTCGGCCCGTCTGGCGCTGGAAGGCGACCAGAGCGAGATCGGCGTGCCGGCCGTCATCAAGCTGGTCGAGGCGCTGGACACCTGGATCCCGACCCCGGAGCGTGACGTCGACAAGGCATTCCTGATGCCGGTCGAAGACGTGTTCTCGATCTCGGGCCGCGGCACCGTGGTGACCGGTCGTATCGAGCGCGGCGTGATCAAGGTCGGCGAAGAAATCGAAATCGTCGGCATCCGTCCGGTGCAGAAGACCACCGTGACCGGCGTGGAAATGTTCCGCAAGCTGCTGGACCAGGGCCAGGCAGGCGACAACGCCGGTCTGCTGCTGCGCGGCACCAAGCGTGACGACGTCGAGCGTGGCCAGGTTCTGGCCAAGCCGGGTTCGATCAAGCCGCACACCAAGTTCGACGCCGAAGTCTACGTGCTGTCGAAGGACGAGGGCGGCCGTCACACCCCGTTCTTCAAGGGCTACCGTCCGCAGTTCTACTTCCGTACCACCGACATCACCGGTGCGGTCGAGCTGCCGGAAGGCGTCGAGATGGTGATGCCGGGCGACAACATCAAGATGGTTGTCACCCTGATCAACCCGGTCGCCATGGACGCCGGCCTGCGCTTCGCAATCCGCGAAGGTGGTCGTACCGTCGGTGCTGGCGTGGTTGCCACCATCCTCGAGTAA
- the rplK gene encoding 50S ribosomal protein L11 — MAKKVVGYIKLQVKAGQANPSPPVGPALGQRGLNIMEFCKAFNAATQKLEPGLPVPVIITAYSDRTFTFITKSTPATTLLKKAAGISSGSKRPNTEKVGKVTRKQLEEIAKAKEPDLTAADLDAAVRTIAGSARSMGLVVEG, encoded by the coding sequence ATGGCAAAGAAAGTTGTCGGTTATATCAAGCTGCAGGTGAAGGCCGGTCAGGCCAACCCCTCGCCGCCGGTCGGTCCTGCGCTGGGTCAGCGCGGCCTGAACATCATGGAATTCTGCAAGGCCTTCAATGCCGCCACGCAGAAGCTCGAGCCGGGTCTGCCGGTTCCGGTGATCATCACGGCCTATTCGGACCGTACGTTCACCTTCATCACCAAGAGCACCCCGGCCACCACCCTGCTGAAGAAGGCCGCTGGCATCTCGTCGGGCTCCAAGCGCCCGAACACCGAGAAGGTCGGCAAGGTCACCCGTAAGCAGCTGGAAGAGATCGCCAAGGCGAAGGAACCGGATCTGACTGCCGCCGACCTGGACGCCGCCGTGCGTACCATCGCTGGCTCTGCCCGTTCCATGGGCCTCGTGGTGGAGGGTTAA
- the rplA gene encoding 50S ribosomal protein L1 — MAQNKREKAIKAAVVPGKSYAFEDAINILKTATKAKFVESIDVAVRLGVDAKKSDQQVRGSTVLPAGTGKSVRVAVFAPAGAKADEALAAGAEAVGMDDLAEKMQAGDLNYDVVIATPDAMRVVGKLGTVLGPRGLMPNPKVGTVSPNPGEAVKNAKSGQVRYRTDKAGIIHCTIGKADFAEDALKSNLTALLQDLIKAKPATSKGTYLQKVSVSSTMGPGVTVDQSSLSLK, encoded by the coding sequence ATGGCACAGAACAAGCGTGAGAAGGCCATCAAGGCCGCCGTTGTCCCGGGCAAGTCGTACGCCTTCGAGGACGCAATCAACATCCTGAAGACCGCCACCAAGGCCAAGTTCGTCGAGTCGATCGACGTTGCTGTGCGCCTGGGCGTCGACGCGAAGAAGTCCGACCAGCAGGTCCGTGGCTCCACCGTGCTGCCGGCCGGTACCGGCAAGTCGGTCCGCGTCGCTGTCTTCGCTCCGGCCGGTGCCAAGGCTGATGAAGCCCTGGCCGCTGGTGCAGAAGCCGTCGGTATGGACGATCTGGCCGAGAAGATGCAGGCCGGCGATCTGAACTACGACGTCGTGATCGCGACCCCGGACGCAATGCGCGTCGTCGGCAAGCTGGGTACCGTGCTGGGCCCGCGCGGCCTGATGCCGAACCCGAAGGTCGGCACCGTCTCCCCGAACCCGGGTGAGGCTGTGAAGAATGCCAAGTCGGGTCAGGTGCGTTACCGCACCGACAAGGCCGGCATCATCCACTGCACCATCGGCAAGGCCGACTTCGCCGAAGACGCGCTGAAGTCGAACCTGACCGCGCTGCTGCAGGACCTGATCAAGGCCAAGCCGGCCACCTCGAAGGGCACCTACCTGCAGAAGGTTTCGGTCAGCTCGACGATGGGCCCGGGCGTCACCGTCGACCAGTCGTCGCTGAGCCTGAAGTAA